The sequence below is a genomic window from Wyeomyia smithii strain HCP4-BCI-WySm-NY-G18 chromosome 1, ASM2978416v1, whole genome shotgun sequence.
tacttgtagtactttacatcaCGAAttctagagatatagctcaaataatacatcaagaattgctgaaATTTCTGAATTGCTGAAGCCCCTTGGTggccaaggggtcaacaaattcgatcaaacagaaatggcattatcattttttctttatttctaataactatgtgcatttatatcatatttgaaagaccttgtgcacctagtggcctagtttcagcgagaattgctcatgtatagattacatcatcaatgttttagaacctaaagagtgaatatacatttattggattgaagcgttcatgtaaatttattttcacaaataataagtttgaatgagaaaggctaggtctgaccgctaggtggtttaatttaggtttttataattcatattagcacaactcacttcaaaaatatttcacatcttatacgtccatcatcactttaagtacctTCACATTCTGAGAACGAACAGAACGGaattacccatattggattgcattttgtgatttggggatgtttcacagaaactggaagtcgccatttcggatttcaaaatgacgtatggagttcggaagtttcggaagtattgaaatggttggccaaataccactttagattatttccctgaaaccagaagtgttatgtggggtcatcccagttccgaataaaCCACACTCGAATGATAGCCGGATATTcctcaatcgttcacagtaaaacctctgttcatgtaacttttagaagaaagaaatcaaagtaagaagaatttagcgtgaccattcatgctaagttctcctctataatcatatctatagagataacatgtgaatttttacaacgaaaatgtttgttggtgtccaaggaacacgtctgagaaaaagttaaagtttaaaaccacataactacgtagaaattgaaaaaaaaaaaagattaaaccaatgcggcctttcctccagccaaatgtcccaagatctagttttggtaaaagtaaaaacctaaattaatccacctagcggtcagacccagcctttctcattcaaccttattatttgtaaaaatagattcacatgaacgcttcaatccaataaatgtatattcactctttaggttctgaaATATGTATTGAGGTTGCAAtcttctatacatataaaaatgcagtccggtctgtctgtctgtctgtctgtctctttgatccatataggctcgaaaactaccgaaccgatcaacGTGAATGTTCGATAGCAAGCGAATCCCACAAGTAAGCACCGTTCCGTCACCTGTTATCTCGGGAGCCTTGCAGTGTGCCCGGCCACTTCCTCCTCAGTGGCTTGCGATTGACGCGGAAATATATAGGCTCGCCGGCCTCAGCATGCAGACAATTAACCAATTAAAACACGCGCGTGACACACATTTGGTACAAAACTAATACAGTTTATTTAACTTGAACACACAATTTTATTCCTAATCATAATTTATTCTTAACACTAACAAATTATATAGATGAagaacattcgttgttttgctttcgtctcgattagacgcaaattgtttatctccgtttgagttcgcaaaataacaatacacgagttatcgtacgggtgtttttttgtcgattagttcttgtgatgcgcgataacaataggctgttatatatcggcagaaacatctgcacactggtaggggcaggctaccccgccagtgattcgatacgcagctgatatatcagcaagaataattctcccgcaccgctgttaccccgctagcagcacggaccatcatacgatcgagcgagtggaagtcaactacaagtggcatctacaaggtcgcgtgtaggacacggccactgcgtctcaacacgaagctggaacgtcattgtttgttctgcggagacgctcgattaattctactatcagccgtgaggtcgtgacttagacgttcggtgacgtattacctttagaatttttactattattatcaatattattactatgttataatattattattaatattattattgatattattattgttattattaatattattactataattattattattattattattactattgttattagaattagtattactgtcttttttttatttgatccattgtagattgaaaaattgtttttaaaatttaacatcaactacttgaaccacccccccatattcgaatatttatcgtttgtgtgcggtagagcgtaacgctcccgcaaaatggacgacatgcaggtgcaacttttcctggaggtggaaacaaacggggaagaaattgaaatttctcccatcagctcacccctaccttcccctgtgccctcccctttgccaagtcctgtaccaagagtaccggaagtacgggtaaaagcttacccagatgccgctggcggtccctacgttgtttttttccggcccataaagaagccattgaatattattcaaattggcaaagacctggcaaaacatttttcggccgtaaccgagattacgaaggtgaggccgaacaaactgcgagttgtcgtgagtagcttgaagcaagcaaacgaaattgctggctacgagctcttcacgagagagtatcgcgtgtacatccctgccaaggatgtaaaaatcgacggtgtggttaccgaggggaatctcactgtcgatgacattttgcgtcatggagttggctgttttaaaaaccccttgatgcaaagtgtaaagatactggattgcaagcaattgcattcagtatccatcgaagaagggaagaagaaattcctcccttcggattccttccgagtaacattcgccggatccgcgctgccgaactacgtccgcttggacagggttcgtctacctgtacgcctgttcgtaccgcgggtcatgcattgccaaaactgtaagcagttaggtcacacagccacctactgctgcaacaaggcacgctgtagcaagtgcggaagcaatcatgctgagaacgcttgcagtggggatactgaaaagtgtctttattgcgagggaactcggcatgaccttccggcatgtcctgcgtacaaacagcgcgaggaacgagcgctcttttgcagaaatgcttaagagggctgagccaccctcgacaggaaacatcttttcctttttgccaaccgatgagggtacatctgacgatcccgtcgaagggtgttcctatgccttgccagagggatctaggaagaggataatgctcaactctcctaatctttctcgtaaaggtcgtaagataacccctagcggaatgaccaataagacaacacaaaaaggaagcggtgaagaaaaaccgaagcaagtaccccccggttttaatttcaaatcaaaccaggagtacccaccgcttcctggggcaccaaaaacccctcgtgcacccatttctcgatcagaagacataaaagaaacagggttcataaaattctctgatattgtggactggatatttaaaacattcaacataccagatccccttcaaaacattcttcttgcccttctcccaacagtgaaaacctttttgaagcaactcacagcaacttggcccctcatttcagctatcgtatctctcgatgactaatacgttgaaagaggtaaggaattttgtcactgtgttacagtggaactgcagaagtatcatccccaaatttgatttattttcacatttgataaacacatacaattgagatgcgttcgcgctttgtgatttttttctcaattcaaatgaccaacttaatttccacgattttaatatcattcgtcgagatcgagactcacacggtggaggggtacttttagggatcaaaaagtgctattcttttttcagaatcgacctcccctcgatctcgaatattgaagttgttgccattcaaacgaatatgaatggaaaagacctttgccttgtttcgttatatattcccccatccgcgcggattgaacagaagcaactccttgatatagcagaattgcttcccgcaccttttttgattttgggagattttaactctcactgttcgctatgggggtcgctgtacgacgacaaccgatcttctttaatttgtaacttgatcgacgacttcaatatgacacttttgaatactggggaagcgacacgtgtacctaatcctccagcacgtgaaagcgtgcttgacctatccctctgctcgacatcacttgcgttagattgccagtggaaagtaatcaacgatccccacggtagtgatcatcttccaatcgttatatcaattgctaatggttcaactcccccgaacccaatcaatatttcctacgaccttacacgtaatattgattggaagcgttatgagtctattacagcggaatctatcgagactcacgaggaacttcctccggaggaagaatacgcgttcttagctggcttgataatcgacgccgcgacgcaagctcagacgaaaccgatacccggggtaacgattagacaacgccctcccaacaaatggtgggacaaagagtgctctgagctgtacgcgcgaaggtccgcggcgtataaggactaccgggagtacggcactgtcaacctactacgaaagtacgaggcactgggcaggcagatgaagagcttagtaaaggcgaaaaaacgcgggtactggcggcggttcgtaaacgtgttgtcgagggaaacagcgatgagcactctttgggataccgccaggcgcatgcggaaccgtgacgtttcgaatgagagtgaggagtattcagatcgctggatactcgattttgccaaataggtctgtccggattctgtaccggaacagaaaacctttcgcgacgcgtttatagtaactacggaagagcctccattttcgatgttggaattttcaatggctctcctgtcgtgcaacaataaggctccagggttagatagaataaaattcaacctgttgaagaatctacccgactctgcaaaaagacgcttgttggacttgttcaacaagtttcttgagctaaatattgttccgcatgactggagggaggtaaaagtcattgctattcggaaacccgggaaacctgcctctgatcacaattcatataggccgattgcgatgctctcttgcctccggaaattaatggagaaaatgatcctcttacggttagacaaatgggtcgaaacaaacggtttactttcagatactcaatttggctttcgccggggcaaagggacgaacgattgcctagcgttgctttctactgaaattgaactcgcatttgctcgaaaagagcaaatggcttctgcgttcttggatattaagggggcttttgactctgtctctgtagaagttttaagcgggaacttcattcgcagggactcacatggcgattcgacaacttcccgaattagttacatgggccttccccagggctcatgtttaagtcctctcttatataatttttacgtcaatgacatcgatgaatgtcttgcaaattcatgcacgctaaggcaacttgcagacgatagcgttgtatccattactggtagcgaggctagcgatctgcaaggaccattgcaagataccttagacaatttgtctgaatgggctcttaagctgggtatcgaattctctccggagaaaactgagttggtcgttttttctaggaagcataacccagctcagctgcagctcctactaacgggtaaaacgatctctcaggttttagtcgctaaatatctcggggtctggttcgactctaaatgcacctaggcttgtcatattaggtatctgacacgaaaatgccaacagaggattaattttcttcgtacgattaccggaacctggtggggagcccacccaggagaccttctaaggctttaccaaacaactatattgtcagttcttgagtacggctgtttctgctttcgctccgccgcgaacacgcacattataaaattagagagaatacaatatcgttgtttgcgtattgccttgggttgcatgcagtcgacccatacgatgagtcttgaagtgttagcgggtattcttccgttgaaacatcgattttggaatctctcttaccggttgctaattcgatgcacagttatgaacccattagtaattgaaaatttcgagagattggtcgaccttcaatctcaatccagatttatgactttatattttgactatatggctcaagatattaatccttcttcatacgattcctccaatgtcgcacttttagatacttctaataatgctatattcttcgacaccaccatgaaacaagacatttctggtatcccggatcaattgcgaccccaagagatccctaaggttttttcgaataagtttaaacatgttagttatgataaaaggttttacactgacggatctaatctagatgagtccactggcttcggtgtcttccacgaaaattttaccgcctcctacaaactcgatgctcctgcttccgtgtacgtcgcagaacttgctgctattcagtactctcttggaatcatcgaaaccctacccacagaccactacttcatcttcacagatagtcccagtgccattgaggctctgcgatcgatgaagcctgtgaagcacaccccgtatttcctggggaaaatacggcggtttttaagtgctttaacagataaaaattaccgggttaccttagcgtgggtcccttctcattgctcgattccgggtaatgaaaaggctgactcatttgctaaggtgggtgctattgatggcgatatttatgaaagaccaattgcttatgatgaattttatagcattttgcgtcagagaacaatcaacagttggcaatcatcatgaaactcagatgaactgggacggtggctacattccatttttcctaaggtatcgacgaaagcatggttcaaggggttggatgtcggtcgggacttcattcgcgtgatgttccgacttatgtccaatcactacacgttaaacacgcatctctttcgtatagggcttgtagacagtaatcactgcgtttgtggcgatggctaccatgacatcgagcatgttgtttggtcgtgtaccgaatactgtggtgttaggtccgagcttatagattcccttcgggcccgaggaaaacaaccgaacgtacccgttagagacattctgggaagcggtgatctccagtacatgacacagctatactactttctgaaaaacgctgacattaaaatttaaaattttctttgtctatttgtcagattaaggatacaaatatgctatgcttaagacacggaaacgaagagcccgcatctatgcttacacaaatattttaaacccacaacaaacaagaatacaattgctctaccagttgaaaaacaaagttccaaaatagttttaagtcaaaattgtatctcccctcctctcaccttaaatccccactagctcgtagtcggccgcgagaataaagaaaaggcctccctcttttccctgctaacgtagaattaatacgaattgtacttggctcagtaaaacagaaaatgtatcgtgccgtgtcaaataaacgaatTTAAACCttaatagatgaagaaaaaaaaatagatgactaacaaattaaaataacagaaaagggCTGAGCCCTGTCCGACCGCCTTCGATCGTGATTGCTTCGCAACTGAACTGCTCTCTGATGATCTGGATCTGTTGagctgctgctgctttttttATCGATACCGAAAATTAGGCGAGTACCGATCAAATCACTCCGACAGGTTACCAAGCCGCATGACAGTCGGCTGCGGCTGCGTACGTAGCTCCCTGGCGTGATCGTAGACATCCTCACCCACCCTGAAGTAGCATGCAacttctgaaaaataaaaaaatatccccCTCGACGTACTGGATGGCTACCACTGGCAGTCAACTGTGAGGTTGGTGTCGTACTTCGTGTCAGTCTTCCTGGGCGGCTAGCAAACACAGCTTGACAACCGGCCTTGTCAAGTAGCCTGTTGACGTTTTTACCGTTGCCACTCGAGAAATTCCATCTGCTCCAGGATGTAATTGGTGAATTCGGCCCATTTTCCAATTTAAGGGCGGAAGATTCAAGTCAACAATCACCACCAGCTTCCCAGTTTTAAGTTCTACAGCCGGTTTCCAATTTTTGGTTCGTCCCTGCAGTTGTGAGAGATATTCCATACGCCACCGTTTCCAAAAATCCTGCAATTGTTGCTGTACAACTTGCCATCGATTGAGCCGATTTAGTTGAACCGTGAGATAATCAGGGTCTGGTATGGCATGCATGGGTCCGCCAATCAAAAAATGAGCTGTGGTCAACGGTTGTAGCTCACATGGATCATCTGATATCGCAGTTAAGGGTCGTGAGTTGAGGCATGCCTCCACCTGAGCCAAAAGAGTAGTGAAATCTTCAGCATGTACAGGATTCCCTCCAAAAACACGCAACAGATGAAATTTTGCCGATCGTACTGCTGCCTCCCATAAACCGCCAAAATGCGGTGCCCCTGGTGGATTAAAGTGCCAGTGTATGCCTTGATCTGCACACTCCCTTGTGACAGCATCACAATGGGCTGAATGCCTTAGTAAATCAAATAATTCCTGAATCTTGTTTTTAGCACCGACAAAATTAGTTCCATTATCGGAAAAAATCTCGATGCATCGGCCTCGTCGAGCGAAGAAGCGTCTCAAAGCCTGCAGAAAACGTTCTGTCGATAGATCCGAAACCAATTCTAAATGCACTGCCTTAGTGCACATGCAGACAAACAGTGCAACGTATGCCTCAATCGCAGTTTGCCGCCGCCCAGCCCTTAGATATACTGGGCCAAAATAATCAATTCCGGTCCTGGAAAACGGCCGCGAAACTGTAACTCTTGCCTTAGGTAGTTCTCCCATTTGTTGCTGTATGATTGTTGGCTTTGCTCTGAAGCACCGATGCCATTTTTGTACTACTCTCCTTGCGctgtttctccctcccagcggCCAGAAACGTAACCGAACCGTACTTAAGAGCAACTGTGGGCCGGCGTGTAATAATACCTGATGATAATGCCGCATGATAATTTCCGTCAACACATGCTTTGCCGGAAGAATAATAGGATGTTTCGTGTTGTATGCCACATCTGAGAAGTTAAATCGTCCACCCACCCGAAGTATTCCATCCTCTGTGATGATAGGGTTAAACCAACGCAACGGTGAACTGCGGTGAATCTGTTTTCCTGTAGACAGTGCTGCTATTTCCTTATGGAACGTTTCCTAGTGAACATGCCTAACTATGACCAACTCAGCTTGCTTCAACTCCTCCGTCGATAAAAACTCATTCTCCACTTTCTCCTTAGAGTGTAATGCAACTAACAACCGCCTCCAATAAGCCGCGCTCCTGATCATTGTTGTGTAcgatgaaaattttgaaatgaaccAAACACTAAATGATTTCTCCTCTACAGTCGTGCACGCCACTGTGCTGCGTCGCTTTTCTGGTACGTCTGTCACCTTAACCGTTGGATCTTGAAAAAGCCACGATTCCACCCCTTCCTTCAGCCAACCCGGACCTTCCCACCACAGCTTATTTGACTGAATCGTATCCGGTTGTATTCCGCGGGATATTAGGTCTGCTGGGTTGCAACTACCTGGCACATGGTTCCATGTTTGGTTTTCTGTAATGCGTTGTATTTTTGCGACCTTATTCGCTACAAATGTAGTCCAAGTAGTGGAAATAGCGTTTATCCGGCTCAGCACACAGGTTGAGTCGGTCCAGAAATAAGCCCTGTAGGATCCATTAAATGCCTCTGCTGCCTTCTCGTACATTTGAGCTGCAAGTGAAGCACCACAGAGCTCTAAGCGTGGCAAAGATTGTACTCTTAAAGGCGCCACCTTAGATTTAGCCGTGAATAGACACACCGACGTTTTTCCCTGGCTATCCGTGCTGCGGATGTACATGCAGGCATCATAAGCCTTCTCTGTCGCATCGCAGAAGCAATGAATTTCAATCGCCTTCGCTCCTGGTATAATCACACAACGTGAAATACGCAAATCGTTCAATGACGCTAATCGCTTGTGGTACTCGCGCCATTCCTCACCCACCATGAACGGTACTGGTGCGTCCCAGTCCAACCGATTTCCATGCTCGTTTTGCAGACACCACAGACGTTGTAACGTTATCTTTGCAACTGTTATGGTTGCCCCCAGTATTCCCACAGGATCTTAAAGGCTCGCAATTGTGGAGAGAATTTTACGTTTCGTAAGAAattgaataaattgaattaaaatttgaacTTATCCGTTTTCGGAAGCCATGACAAACCTAGGGTTTTTACCGTCTCATGCCGGATCCCAGAAAATCTCTTCGGAATTCGGAAGCGCTAAATTGTCCTGCGGTATGTCCTTCAAAACCTCCGAACAGTTGGATGCCCATTTTCGAAGCAAAAATCCCCCACTGGCCATTAATCCATTAAATTGATTCCGCAATTCCATCGCTGCTTCGAGACTGTCTGCCCCTGAAATGACGTCATCCATATAGAAGTCCTTAGAAATAGCCTGAGCTGCTAAAGGCTATCTCTCCCTTCCATCCTAGGCTAATTGTTTTAGCGTACGAGTCGCCAGAAACGGGGCCGGTTTCGTACCATACGTCACCGTTGTTAGTTCGTACGTTTCGATTTCTCCTGAATCGAATCTCCACAGTATGCTGTGCAGCGGTGCATCGGCAGGGTCCACCTTAATCCGCCGAAACATTTTTTCGACGTCTGCCACTACCATCACCTGACGAGTGCGGCTGCGAAGGACAATTGTCCGAAGATCTTGTTGAACGACTGGCCCAGTGAGTAAGGTGTCGTTTAGATATGTTCCGCTAGAAGTTTTGCACGAAGCGTCGAAAACCACCCTAACCTTCG
It includes:
- the LOC129717139 gene encoding uncharacterized protein LOC129717139, whose translation is MVGEEWREYHKRLASLNDLRISRCVIIPGAKAIEIHCFCDATEKAYDACMYIRSTDSQGKTSVCLFTAKSKVAPLRVQSLPRLELCGASLAAQMYEKAAEAFNGSYRAYFWTDSTCVLSRINAISTTWTTFVANKVAKIQRITENQTWNHVPGSCNPADLISRGIQPDTIQSNKLWWEGPGWLKEGVESWLFQDPTVKVTDVPEKRRSTVACTTVEEKSFSVWFISKFSSYTTMIRSAAYWRRLLVALHSKEKVENEFLSTEELKQAELVIVRHVH